One Helianthus annuus cultivar XRQ/B chromosome 12, HanXRQr2.0-SUNRISE, whole genome shotgun sequence genomic region harbors:
- the LOC110894543 gene encoding DNA-directed RNA polymerase 1B, mitochondrial, with protein MWRHVANRTSIKKLKAIADKSSFRHTHFLEKTTQSELHPFHPDRICSYNQKGFQISPLGDTKFKTLLNSCSFSHGFKGFASSAAAEQIVSTEEEDSDEVREIESPLDKDNSYNRPNQLEHKQKQKKKHEAIIGQGKYIALRRRQIKVETEAWEAAAREYQELLVDMCEQKLAPNLPYVKSLFLGWFEPLKNAISAEQDLCKEGKNRGAYAPQFDQLPADMMTIITMHKLMGLLMTGGGEGGARVVQAALHIGEAVEHEARIHRFMEKSKRKTTLNESVDDDPEAVNNEQQMQKLRKKVNVLVKKKKLQQVRHIVKQQDEMKPWGQDAQVKVGSRLIQLLMETAYIQPPVDQFEDCPPDVRPAFVHTLKTVETPRGSRRYGVIECDPLVRKGLEKSAMHMVIPYMPMLLPPVNWTGYNRGGYLFLPSYIMRTHGAKQQRDVVKRTPKKQLEPVFEALNTLGATKWRVNRKVLGVVDRIWASGGRLADLVDRDDVPVPEEPDTDDETEIKKWKWKVKTIKKENRERHSQRCDIELKLAVARKMKEEEGFYYPHNLDFRGRAYPMHPYLNHLGSDLCRGVLEFAEGRPLGTSGLKWLKIHLANVFGGGVDKLSHEGRVAFTEEHLVDIYDSSDRPLEGKRWWLNAEDPFQCLATCMNLAEALRSSSPETTVSHMPIHQDGSCNGLQHYAALGRDKLGAAAVNLVQGEKPADVYSGIASRVIEIMRRDAEGDPSTDQNAKHARLLVDQVDRKLVKQTVMTSVYGVTYIGARDQIKRRLKERCAIEDEAVLFAASCYAAKTTLTALGEMFEAARSIMSWLGDCAKVIAMKNHPVQWTTPLGLPVVQPYRKLGRHLIKTSLQVLTLQRETDKVMVKRQRTAFPPNFVHSLDGSHMMMTAIACKEAGLSFAGVHDSFWTHACDVDQMSVILREKFVELYEAPILENLLESFQKSFPNMEFPPLPERGDFDLKEVLKSPYFFN; from the exons ATGTGGAGACACGTGGCCAATCGAACTTCAATCAAGAAACTCAAAGCAATTGCTGATAAATCAAGTTTTAGACACACCCATTTTCTTGAAAAAACCACACAATCAGAGCTTCACCCGTTTCACCCTGATCGAATCTGTTCATATAACCAAAAGGGTTTTCAAATCAGCCCATTGGGTGATACAAAGTTCAAAACTTTATTGAATTCTTGCAGTTTTTCACATGGGTTCAAGGGTTTTGCTAGTTCAGCTGCAGCAGAACAGATTGTGTCAACAGAAGAGGAAGACAGCGATGAGGTTCGTGAAATCGAATCGCCTTTGGATAAAGATAACAGTTACAATCGTCCGAATCAACTGGAACACAAacagaaacagaaaaagaaacatgaAGCCATAATTGGGCAGGGGAAGTACATTGCGCTGCGAAGACGACAGATAAAGGTCGAAACGGAAGCGTGGGAGGCTGCAGCGAGGGAGTATCAAGAGCTGTTAGTCGATATGTGTGAGCAGAAGCTTGCGCCGAATTTGCCTTATGTGAAGTCATTGTTTTTGGGTTGGTTTGAGCCGTTGAAGAATGCGATTTCGGCTGAGCAGGATTTGTGTAAAGAAGGGAAGAATCGAGGGGCGTATGCTCCGCAATTCGATCAGTTGCCTGCGGATATGATGACGATAATCACAATGCATAAGTTGATGGGGCTGTTGATGACTGGTGGTGGTGAGGGTGGTGCCAGGGTGGTTCAGGCTGCACTACATATCGGTGAAGCGGTTGAGCACGAG GCAAGAATACATAGATTCATGGAGAAATCTAAAAGAAAGACTACGTTAAACGAGAGCGTGGATGATGATCCGGAAGCTGTGAACAACGAACAGCAAATGCAGAAGTTAAGGAAAAAAGTAAATGTTTTAGTGAAAAAGAAAAAGTTGCAGCAAGTAAGGCATATTGTGAAGCAACAAGATGAAATGAAGCCATGGGGACAAGATGCACAAGTTAAG GTTGGTTCTCGTTTAATCCAGTTATTAATGGAGACAGCTTATATTCAACCTCCTGTTGACCAATTTGAAGATTGTCCACCTGATGTTCGGCCCGCATTTGTACATACTCTCAAAACTGTGGAAACACC GAGAGGCAGCCGAAGATATGGAGTTATTGAATGTGACCCCCTGGTTCGAAAAGGACTGGAAAAAAGT GCTATGCACATGGTGATTCCATATATGCCGATGCTGCTCCCTCCGGTTAACTGGACCGG TTACAATAGAGGAGGTTACTTGTTTCTACCATCGTATATTATGCGCACACATGGAGCTAAACAACAACGTGATGTAGTTAAACGCACTCCAAAGAAGCAACTGGAACCTGTTTTTGAG GCGCTTAATACACTTGGTGCTACAAAATGGAGGGTGAATAGAAAAGTTCTTGGAGTTGTAGACAGAATATGGGCTAGTGGAGGCCGTTTAGCTGATTTGGTTGATCGTGATGAT GTTCCTGTACCTGAAGAACCGGATACAGATGACGAAACCGAAATTAAAAAAtggaaatggaaagttaaaaccATTAAAAAAGAAAACAGAGAAAGGCATTCACAACGATGTGATATTGAACTAAAACTTGCG GTTGCtagaaaaatgaaagaagagGAAGGGTTTTACTACCCACACAATCTCGACTTTCGGGGGCGAGCATACCCAATGCATCCGTATCTAAACCATTTAGGGTCCGATTTATGTCGAGGTGTTCTCGAGTTTGCTGAGGGACGACCACTTGGCACATCGGGATTAAAATGGCTAAAAATACATTTAGCAaatgtttttggtggtggtgtGGATAAACTATCGCATGAGGGTCGAGTGGCGTTTACAGAAGAACATTTGGTTGACATATATGATTCTTCAGATCGACCGCTTGAAGGAAAAAGATGGTGGTTGAACGCAGAGGACCCGTTTCAATGTTTGGCCACTTGTATGAATCTTGCTGAAGCTTTACGAAGCTCGTCTCCCGAGACGACCGTATCACATATGCCAATTCACCAG gaTGGTTCGTGTAATGGCTTGCAACATTATGCTGCGCTTGGAAGGGACAAG TTAGGAGCAGCTGCTGTTAATCTGGTTCAAGGCGAAAAACCAGCTGACGTGTACTCTGGGATTGCTTCTAG AGTTATTGAAATCATGAGGAGAGATGCAGAGGGAGACCCCTCGACTGATCAAAACGCGAAGCATGCACGACTGTTAGTTGACCAG GTGGACAGGAAGTTGGTTAAGCAAACAGTGATGACATCAGTGTACGGCGTGACATATATTGGTGCTCGTGACCAAATCAAAAGGCGGTTAAAGGAACGTTGTGCCATTGAAGACGAAGCGGTTCTGTTTGCTGCTTCTTGTTATGCTGCAAAA ACCACGTTGACTGCTTTGGGTGAGATGTTTGAAGCTGCAAGAAGTATTATGAGCTGGCTTGGTGATTGTGCAAAA GTTATAGCTATGAAAAACCATCCTGTTCAATGGACGACTCCTCTTGGACTTCCCGTTGTTCAGCCATACCGCAAATTAGGAAGGCACCTT ATAAAGACATCTCTTCAAGTTCTAACACTACAAAGAGAAACCGATAAAGTCATGGTTAAGCGTCAAAGAACGGCTTTTCCTCCTAATTTCGTTCACTCTCTTGACGGGTCCCACATGATGATGACCGCCATCGCTTGTAAAGAAGCTGGCTTAAGTTTTGCAG GAGTGCACGATTCATTTTGGACACACGCGTGTGATGTTGACCAGATGAGCGTGATCCTTAGAGAAAAGTTTGTTGAACTTTATGAAGCACCAATCTTAGAGAAT CTGTTGGAGAGTTTCCAGAAGTCATTCCCGAATATGGAATTCCCTCCGTTACCCGAGAGGGGCGATTTTGACCTAAAAGAGGTTTTAAAGTCCCCGTATTTCTTCAACTAA